A genomic region of Prevotella scopos JCM 17725 contains the following coding sequences:
- a CDS encoding DKNYY domain-containing protein, with protein MEKMNFYRQLRLSCVVLMAVFALTASAQSSRQVRPYSFNKKGVFYGRQPVMGIDYRTFIDLGYGYAKDRYNVYFEGQILPYVDPATFRLKVPGRVYPGDYPVDPSDEYDPYYNEGYVVTSNAVLYNGRKISERPSSFKDLGWGYAKDVFDVYYLGEKIEDARSSSFKVLKDGYAEDAFDTYYRGRVVK; from the coding sequence ATGGAAAAGATGAACTTTTATCGCCAACTACGCCTAAGTTGCGTAGTCCTCATGGCAGTCTTTGCGCTCACAGCTTCGGCACAGTCTTCACGCCAAGTACGTCCCTACTCGTTTAATAAGAAAGGTGTTTTCTATGGTCGTCAACCAGTCATGGGAATTGACTATCGTACCTTCATAGATCTTGGTTATGGGTATGCAAAAGATAGATACAACGTTTATTTTGAAGGACAGATTCTTCCTTACGTTGACCCTGCGACCTTCCGACTAAAGGTTCCAGGCAGAGTTTACCCAGGCGATTATCCCGTTGATCCAAGCGATGAATATGACCCTTATTATAATGAAGGTTATGTCGTTACTTCTAACGCCGTTCTCTATAACGGCAGGAAGATTAGTGAACGCCCAAGCAGCTTCAAGGATTTAGGGTGGGGATATGCAAAAGATGTCTTTGATGTCTATTACTTAGGGGAAAAGATAGAGGATGCAAGAAGCTCCAGCTTCAAAGTTCTGAAAGATGGATATGCAGAAGATGCATTTGACACCTATTATCGTGGAAGAGTAGTGAAGTAA
- a CDS encoding beta-class carbonic anhydrase, translating to MIDQILSYNKRFVAEKGYEPFITSGQPDMKLAIVSCMDTRLTKLLPNALGLRNGDAKIIKVAGGTILTPYDSVMRSLLVAIYELDCQEIMIIHHSGCGACHMNADHFLHLMRERGITDEAIQEAEKHVNLNKYLDGFHDTEASVRRTVKAVQQHPLVPKNVVVRGFIIDSHTGELTPID from the coding sequence ATGATAGATCAGATACTTTCTTATAACAAAAGGTTCGTGGCCGAAAAGGGCTACGAACCTTTTATTACGTCAGGACAACCTGATATGAAGTTAGCAATCGTCAGTTGTATGGACACTCGACTGACCAAGCTACTACCGAATGCACTCGGTTTACGAAATGGTGACGCAAAGATTATCAAGGTTGCCGGCGGAACCATTCTTACACCTTACGATTCTGTGATGCGTTCCCTTCTTGTGGCTATTTATGAGTTAGATTGTCAGGAGATTATGATTATTCATCACTCTGGTTGTGGTGCTTGCCACATGAATGCAGACCATTTTCTTCATTTGATGCGTGAGCGTGGAATCACAGACGAGGCAATCCAAGAAGCTGAAAAGCACGTTAATCTTAACAAATATTTGGACGGATTTCATGACACAGAGGCAAGTGTACGCCGCACGGTCAAGGCAGTTCAACAGCACCCACTCGTACCCAAAAACGTTGTAGTACGTGGCTTTATCATTGATTCACATACAGGTGAGTTAACACCAATTGACTAA
- a CDS encoding M56 family metallopeptidase: protein MIMYLLKLNIALILLFSFYKLMFTGDTFFSWRRATLIGMYFVAMMLPVMDFSAWLSNSEGMTSIANEYATVVLPTVSTSSKGGGALLWELVVLIVYGVVTCVLLLRFLWQLFSIILLKNNSQTAYIYDTEVYVLTDDEGPFSFFNWIFINPERHKSDEVEEIMMHELTHCQQLHSIDIIFAELFCVVFWFNPFVWLLKREVRLNLEYLADNSVLANGKDNKEYQYHLLGLTYRKNVATITNNFNVLPIKKRIKMMNKKETKGILKAKYMLYIPLVAMLLAVSNIETIARNVAKVTASVEIQRKPKKAPERVYTVAEVMPTFKGNLYQWLSENLRYPKDAVSRKEQGRVMVRFIVTDKGEVIKPEIVRSVTPSLDKEALRVVSKMPAWNPGRNGNKNVATKYMLPIIFSLGSK from the coding sequence ATGATAATGTATTTATTGAAATTGAATATAGCCCTTATTCTACTTTTCAGCTTTTATAAGTTGATGTTCACAGGGGATACTTTCTTTTCATGGCGTCGGGCTACGCTTATCGGAATGTATTTTGTTGCTATGATGCTACCTGTAATGGATTTTTCCGCATGGCTAAGCAACAGTGAAGGAATGACATCCATTGCAAATGAATATGCAACAGTTGTTTTACCAACTGTATCTACTTCATCGAAAGGTGGTGGAGCCTTACTATGGGAGTTGGTAGTGTTGATAGTTTATGGTGTTGTTACCTGTGTTTTACTACTACGTTTTTTATGGCAGTTATTTTCTATTATATTGTTAAAGAACAATAGTCAAACTGCGTATATATATGATACAGAGGTTTATGTGTTAACCGATGATGAAGGTCCTTTCTCTTTCTTTAATTGGATATTCATCAATCCAGAGAGGCATAAGAGTGATGAGGTTGAGGAGATTATGATGCATGAATTAACACATTGTCAGCAGCTTCACTCCATAGACATAATCTTTGCAGAACTATTTTGTGTAGTCTTTTGGTTTAATCCTTTCGTTTGGTTGCTCAAGCGTGAAGTGCGATTAAATCTTGAGTATCTTGCTGATAATAGCGTACTTGCTAATGGTAAGGATAATAAAGAGTATCAGTATCATTTGCTTGGCCTAACATATAGGAAGAATGTAGCTACAATAACAAATAATTTTAATGTTTTACCTATTAAAAAACGAATCAAAATGATGAACAAAAAAGAAACAAAAGGAATCCTTAAAGCAAAGTATATGCTTTATATTCCATTGGTAGCAATGCTATTGGCGGTAAGTAATATCGAGACTATTGCACGTAATGTAGCAAAGGTTACGGCAAGTGTTGAGATACAGCGGAAACCAAAGAAAGCACCTGAACGAGTATATACAGTGGCAGAAGTCATGCCTACATTTAAAGGTAATTTATATCAATGGCTATCAGAGAATCTTCGTTATCCGAAAGATGCAGTAAGTAGAAAAGAGCAAGGACGTGTTATGGTACGTTTTATCGTAACAGACAAAGGTGAGGTTATTAAGCCAGAGATTGTTCGTTCTGTCACTCCATCTCTTGATAAGGAAGCCCTTCGTGTTGTGTCAAAGATGCCAGCGTGGAATCCTGGTAGAAATGGTAATAAGAATGTTGCTACAAAGTATATGTTACCTATTATTTTCTCCTTAGGTTCGAAGTAG
- a CDS encoding BlaI/MecI/CopY family transcriptional regulator has translation MEKLTKQEEEIMLQVWSLKTCTIKDVLQELEEPKPPYTTVASILNNLKRKGYVVAEQHGLTYHFVPKIEQTKYKADFMKGFVDKYFKSSFREMVSFFAKEDNISPEELKDIINEIEKGKEE, from the coding sequence ATGGAGAAACTAACTAAACAAGAAGAAGAAATAATGTTGCAGGTATGGAGTTTGAAAACTTGCACTATCAAAGATGTGTTACAAGAGTTGGAAGAGCCTAAACCTCCTTATACCACAGTGGCTTCTATTTTGAACAATCTGAAGCGTAAGGGATATGTAGTCGCTGAGCAGCATGGACTGACCTATCACTTTGTTCCGAAGATAGAACAGACGAAATATAAGGCAGATTTCATGAAAGGCTTCGTTGATAAGTACTTTAAGAGTTCTTTCCGTGAAATGGTTTCCTTTTTTGCAAAGGAGGATAACATCTCGCCAGAAGAACTGAAAGATATTATAAATGAGATTGAAAAGGGGAAAGAGGAGTAG
- a CDS encoding GH92 family glycosyl hydrolase, protein MKKALSLILLLLSLTFNSYAFDVKNPVDYVNTLVGSASKSELSTGNTYPATALPWGMNFWTPQTGKMGDGWTYTYEADKIRGLKQTHQPSPWINDYGQFSIMPVVGKKVFDEEGRASWFSHKAETATPYYYKTYLADYDVTTEISPTSRAAAVRITYPQTEEAYLVVDAFDKGSSVTIIPDKRTIIGYTTKNSGGVPANFKNYFILRFDHDFSFVGSIEDGKLSEGKTSTTCNHAMAVVGFHTKRGEQVNVQIASSFISDEQAQRNLKEVEGKSFDIVKAEGKKEWNNILGRIEVEDDNIDHLRTFYSCLYRSVLFPRSFYEIDEQGQPIHYSPYNGKVLPGYLFTDTGFWDTFRSLFPLLNLVYPSMNEKMQAGLVNAYKESGFLPEWASPGHRDCMVGNNSASVVADAYIKGLRGYDIETLWKALVHDANAVHPTVSSTGRKGFEFYNRLGYVPYNVGINESVARTLEYAYDDWCIYQLGLKLGKSAKELKPFKLRAMNYQKVFDKETGLMHGRNEDGSFQSPFNPFKWGDAFTEGNSWHYTWSVFHDPAGLAKLMGGYDKFNAMLDSVFQLPPIFDDSYYGFTIHEIREMQIMNMGNYAHGNQPIQHMIYLYDYSGQPWKTQYWVREVMDRLYTAQPDGYCGDEDNGQTSAWYVFSALGFYPVCPGSTQYMIGTPYFQKVRVHLENGKIITINAEKNDAENCFIQRITINGKPYPHHYFEHELLLSGPNIDFTMDNKPIK, encoded by the coding sequence ATGAAAAAAGCGCTTTCTCTTATTCTCTTACTTTTGTCATTGACATTTAATAGTTATGCTTTCGACGTAAAGAACCCAGTCGATTATGTAAACACATTAGTTGGTTCGGCTTCAAAATCAGAACTTTCAACCGGTAACACCTACCCTGCCACAGCCCTACCATGGGGTATGAACTTCTGGACTCCACAAACAGGAAAGATGGGAGACGGCTGGACTTATACCTACGAGGCCGATAAGATTCGCGGTCTCAAGCAAACTCATCAGCCAAGTCCATGGATAAACGACTACGGACAGTTCTCTATCATGCCCGTCGTTGGCAAAAAAGTTTTTGATGAAGAAGGACGTGCTAGTTGGTTTTCGCACAAAGCTGAGACAGCTACACCTTATTATTATAAGACCTATTTGGCTGACTACGACGTCACCACAGAGATTAGTCCTACCAGTAGAGCTGCTGCTGTGCGCATTACGTATCCACAAACCGAGGAGGCTTACTTGGTTGTAGATGCCTTTGACAAAGGTTCTTCTGTGACCATTATACCCGATAAGCGCACTATTATTGGTTATACCACAAAAAATAGCGGAGGTGTTCCAGCAAACTTCAAAAACTATTTTATCCTTCGATTTGACCACGACTTCTCTTTTGTTGGCAGTATTGAAGATGGTAAATTATCAGAAGGAAAGACATCAACGACCTGCAATCACGCTATGGCTGTTGTGGGTTTCCATACCAAGCGAGGCGAACAAGTCAACGTGCAGATAGCCTCATCATTTATCAGTGATGAACAGGCACAACGTAACCTCAAAGAAGTTGAAGGGAAATCGTTTGATATAGTTAAGGCTGAAGGCAAGAAAGAATGGAATAATATATTAGGAAGAATAGAGGTAGAAGATGACAACATCGACCATCTTCGCACTTTTTATAGTTGTCTCTATCGCTCAGTCCTATTCCCACGCTCGTTTTATGAGATTGACGAACAAGGGCAGCCTATCCACTATAGCCCTTATAATGGAAAGGTACTACCGGGTTACCTCTTTACTGACACAGGCTTCTGGGACACCTTCCGTTCGCTCTTCCCATTGCTTAACCTTGTCTATCCTTCTATGAATGAGAAGATGCAAGCAGGTCTTGTTAATGCCTATAAGGAGAGTGGCTTCCTACCAGAGTGGGCAAGTCCAGGACATCGCGACTGCATGGTGGGTAATAACTCGGCCTCAGTCGTTGCTGACGCTTATATTAAGGGATTGCGTGGCTATGACATTGAAACGCTATGGAAAGCGCTCGTCCATGATGCCAATGCCGTACATCCAACTGTTAGTTCCACTGGGCGTAAGGGTTTCGAATTTTACAATCGCTTAGGTTATGTACCTTACAATGTTGGAATCAACGAGAGTGTGGCCCGCACTTTAGAGTATGCCTACGATGACTGGTGCATCTATCAGTTAGGATTAAAACTCGGAAAGAGTGCAAAAGAGTTAAAACCTTTCAAGCTTCGTGCCATGAACTATCAAAAGGTTTTCGATAAGGAGACTGGATTAATGCACGGACGCAATGAAGATGGCAGTTTCCAATCACCTTTTAATCCTTTCAAGTGGGGCGACGCCTTCACAGAAGGCAACAGCTGGCATTACACATGGAGTGTCTTCCATGACCCTGCAGGACTAGCAAAACTGATGGGTGGATACGACAAGTTCAACGCTATGTTGGATAGTGTTTTCCAACTTCCTCCTATATTTGATGATAGCTATTACGGCTTCACCATTCACGAAATACGTGAGATGCAAATCATGAACATGGGTAATTACGCACATGGTAACCAACCTATCCAGCACATGATTTACCTTTATGACTACAGCGGACAGCCATGGAAGACACAATATTGGGTGCGTGAGGTGATGGACCGACTCTATACGGCGCAGCCTGACGGCTATTGTGGCGATGAAGACAATGGTCAAACATCAGCTTGGTATGTCTTCTCAGCACTCGGTTTCTATCCGGTTTGCCCCGGTAGTACACAGTATATGATAGGAACACCATACTTCCAGAAGGTTAGAGTACATTTAGAAAATGGAAAGATAATAACAATCAATGCTGAAAAGAATGATGCAGAAAATTGTTTTATTCAGCGTATAACAATCAATGGTAAACCTTATCCGCATCATTATTTTGAACATGAGCTTTTGCTTTCGGGCCCTAATATCGACTTTACGATGGACAATAAACCAATTAAATAA
- a CDS encoding MFS transporter, protein MWKLLTPPAYKAEQTGPEADAKYKKLRWQVFLGIFIGYAGFYIVRKNFSMAIPMLADFGFEKGELGIVLSMNAIAYGFSKFIMASISDRSNARTFLPLGLIMAAISMLFMIVPIQWIGADHKSLAILLMAVLNFLVGWFNGMGWPPCGRVMTHWFSIKERGTWMSFWNCAHNVGGALVGPMAVYGALWFGSWFYGADEQRYFLIGTYAFPAAVAILIALMAYSMIRDTPQSCGLPSIEKWSGSASKNYSEKAEQVLSTKEIFKIVLSNKFLWYIAFANAFVYMVRYGCLDWAPTILTERGIDIKSAGWAYFAYEMAAIPGTIICGWLSDKVFQGRRALPTILFMILVALAIVIYWQNIDNVNVVIGCLIAIGFLIYGPVMLIGVQALDLAPKNAAGTAAGLTGFMGYVLGTALLANIVIGYVAEAAGWNWTFILLIFACLFSILFMGLTYREEQYLAKKSQEEEK, encoded by the coding sequence ATGTGGAAACTATTAACCCCACCGGCCTATAAAGCTGAACAGACCGGCCCAGAAGCTGACGCAAAGTATAAGAAACTGCGCTGGCAAGTCTTTTTAGGTATATTTATTGGATATGCCGGATTTTACATTGTTCGTAAGAACTTCTCTATGGCAATCCCTATGCTTGCCGACTTTGGATTTGAGAAAGGTGAGCTTGGAATCGTGCTTTCGATGAACGCTATCGCTTACGGCTTCTCTAAATTCATCATGGCGAGCATCTCTGACCGTAGTAATGCACGCACCTTCCTCCCATTGGGTTTGATTATGGCGGCCATTTCTATGCTCTTTATGATCGTGCCTATTCAGTGGATTGGAGCCGATCATAAGTCGCTTGCCATCCTGCTCATGGCAGTGTTGAACTTCCTTGTAGGTTGGTTTAATGGCATGGGCTGGCCTCCTTGCGGTCGCGTGATGACCCATTGGTTCTCTATCAAAGAGCGTGGAACCTGGATGTCGTTCTGGAATTGTGCCCATAATGTGGGCGGCGCATTGGTAGGTCCAATGGCCGTTTATGGTGCACTCTGGTTCGGTTCTTGGTTCTATGGTGCAGACGAGCAGCGTTATTTTCTCATCGGAACTTATGCTTTCCCAGCTGCTGTTGCCATCTTAATAGCACTGATGGCCTATAGCATGATTCGCGACACCCCTCAATCTTGCGGTTTACCTTCTATTGAGAAATGGAGCGGTTCGGCTTCAAAGAACTATTCGGAGAAGGCAGAGCAAGTGCTTTCTACCAAAGAGATTTTCAAGATTGTATTGAGCAATAAGTTCCTTTGGTACATAGCCTTTGCAAACGCATTCGTTTATATGGTGCGTTATGGCTGTTTGGATTGGGCACCAACAATCCTCACTGAGCGTGGCATTGACATCAAGAGTGCTGGTTGGGCATATTTTGCTTATGAGATGGCGGCTATTCCTGGAACCATCATTTGCGGTTGGCTTTCAGATAAAGTATTTCAAGGCCGTCGTGCATTGCCTACAATCTTGTTCATGATTCTCGTGGCTTTAGCCATCGTTATCTACTGGCAGAACATTGACAATGTGAACGTAGTTATCGGTTGCTTGATAGCTATTGGCTTCCTAATTTATGGTCCTGTGATGCTTATTGGCGTTCAGGCACTCGACCTTGCCCCAAAGAATGCGGCAGGAACTGCAGCCGGCTTGACAGGATTCATGGGCTATGTGCTTGGTACAGCGCTGTTGGCTAACATCGTCATCGGCTACGTGGCAGAAGCAGCCGGATGGAACTGGACCTTCATCCTTCTAATCTTTGCCTGTCTATTCTCTATCCTTTTCATGGGCTTGACCTATCGCGAGGAGCAGTATCTGGCCAAGAAATCTCAGGAAGAAGAGAAATAA
- a CDS encoding glycerophosphodiester phosphodiesterase family protein, translating to MKTLYRLGLLGLAAVSVLSSCSDEQEFTNENTDAKRIAVQQISPEMAKVRDYVPLYACMAHRGSTYWAPEETEAAWRWARNMGADYLESDLQATKDGVVLANHDENLKRTTNIEDVFSDEVPTIRKDFYRSFRNADGSQHFTEQDIEEQYQRDKKDFRSNYTLSYYYAELLMLDAGKWFNDATPEQERASFAARNNGKVVYNASGAPTIQYSDGLYVSALQDQINYAMGKKLNRDANGRRVLTYKIKPEFQNMTLAEIYKAAKAAVKRDEPSVVGSKAAKYMDFVEYSFGDKNGSTAYVNDPADNGNRPGIYPEFKESWLNPKDIEIRVYNILDEWGWNIITKPENANNPFYVGGKVNVGNTNGKVILQTFSFDALHRAYGVFKGKVPMCYLLWISKPAYATDLAYDTPAGYADFIKYAQDNGAHIIGPSIAGAPNNYPEMNKPWQAYMIRKAGMLNHPYSFDSDAQMKRNMGYYVNFWGKNPTEFDDLLNVTVQPTAYTTFTEPDTHPVYMDGYFTNRSEISLHYMIENGFRCNAKLANPFHPGQLYDNSQAPSKVPNADAVLDALGY from the coding sequence ATGAAGACTCTTTACAGATTAGGACTCTTGGGGTTAGCAGCCGTATCAGTCCTGTCCTCTTGTTCTGATGAACAGGAGTTCACCAACGAGAACACAGATGCAAAGCGTATTGCAGTGCAGCAGATTTCTCCAGAGATGGCTAAAGTACGCGACTATGTGCCTTTGTATGCCTGTATGGCACACCGTGGTTCAACCTATTGGGCTCCGGAAGAGACGGAGGCAGCATGGCGTTGGGCACGTAACATGGGTGCAGACTATCTTGAAAGTGACCTTCAGGCCACTAAAGATGGCGTGGTACTTGCCAACCACGATGAGAATTTGAAACGTACGACAAACATTGAAGACGTGTTCTCTGATGAGGTTCCAACAATTCGTAAGGATTTCTATCGTAGCTTCCGTAATGCCGATGGCAGTCAGCATTTCACGGAACAGGACATTGAAGAACAGTATCAGCGCGACAAAAAGGACTTCCGTTCGAACTATACCTTATCTTATTATTATGCAGAATTGCTGATGCTCGATGCAGGAAAGTGGTTCAACGACGCTACACCTGAGCAAGAACGAGCTTCGTTTGCAGCAAGAAACAATGGTAAGGTAGTTTACAATGCCAGTGGCGCTCCAACCATCCAGTATTCAGATGGCTTGTATGTTTCAGCGTTGCAGGATCAGATTAACTATGCCATGGGTAAGAAACTCAACCGTGATGCCAATGGTCGTCGTGTGCTTACATACAAGATTAAACCAGAATTCCAGAACATGACCTTAGCCGAAATATACAAGGCTGCCAAGGCTGCTGTGAAGCGTGATGAGCCAAGTGTCGTGGGTAGCAAGGCTGCAAAATACATGGACTTCGTAGAATATAGCTTCGGTGATAAGAATGGTTCTACAGCTTATGTCAACGACCCTGCCGACAATGGTAACCGTCCTGGCATCTATCCTGAGTTCAAAGAGTCATGGTTGAACCCTAAAGACATCGAAATTCGCGTTTATAACATCCTTGACGAATGGGGCTGGAACATCATCACAAAGCCTGAGAACGCCAATAATCCGTTCTATGTAGGTGGTAAGGTGAATGTAGGTAACACCAATGGAAAGGTGATTCTTCAGACCTTCTCTTTCGATGCTTTACACCGTGCTTATGGTGTGTTTAAGGGTAAAGTACCTATGTGCTACCTGCTTTGGATCAGCAAGCCAGCTTATGCAACAGACCTTGCTTATGACACACCTGCAGGTTATGCTGACTTCATTAAGTATGCACAAGACAATGGTGCGCACATCATTGGCCCATCTATTGCTGGTGCACCAAACAACTATCCTGAGATGAACAAGCCTTGGCAGGCTTATATGATTCGCAAGGCAGGCATGCTTAACCATCCATACTCATTTGATTCTGATGCTCAGATGAAGAGAAACATGGGTTACTATGTGAACTTCTGGGGTAAGAATCCTACTGAGTTTGATGATTTGCTCAATGTAACTGTACAGCCAACTGCCTACACAACGTTCACCGAACCAGATACACATCCTGTTTACATGGATGGCTATTTCACCAATCGCTCGGAGATTTCACTCCACTATATGATTGAAAACGGTTTCCGTTGCAATGCGAAACTCGCTAATCCTTTCCATCCTGGACAGCTCTACGACAACTCTCAGGCACCTTCAAAAGTACCTAATGCCGATGCAGTTCTCGATGCTTTAGGCTATTAA
- a CDS encoding porin, with amino-acid sequence MKKYMLMPLLALTALSANAQDFDSKPTITIDNKAEDLHFTVGARFMADAAYYHTDFTPMQSGAAITDARIRTSLTYQDWYFYADFGFGGGKFSQKNIFLQYAKEDSKGGRHAIKGGYYNDPAGSMARNTSLGSYHFISRAGATNALGEGRELGLTYKYTNDKFMAYQGIFTEDQYNKIEAGFNGIVLSGRYLYRPIIDEHQTLAVGGSVRYQHVGGGVAENNVLKKTLKLGQTMETFVDEDKQFVSCELPWAENVVDAGVEALYHNQKMFVRGEYLYKHVTKKRDSKTLFDASNNNIDTWGTLDAWITANPLRSNNFHGGYIEAGYMIFGKPYSYDKNEGVLRGLSGRSLEVVGRFNYTGLNDIVKGEYYSVGRNQYYPDGYMADWPYNSSSVGGGAVRSYTLGLNYSFNKFAQVMVDYTYHHLTKDFLPYDKNFHQVQARLQFVF; translated from the coding sequence ATGAAGAAATATATGTTGATGCCTCTGCTGGCTCTCACTGCATTGTCAGCAAACGCACAGGACTTCGACTCTAAACCAACTATCACTATTGATAATAAGGCCGAAGACCTTCATTTCACTGTAGGAGCCCGTTTCATGGCTGACGCTGCCTACTATCATACAGACTTCACTCCTATGCAGAGTGGAGCAGCCATCACCGATGCACGTATCCGTACCTCGCTGACTTACCAGGACTGGTACTTCTATGCTGACTTTGGCTTCGGGGGCGGCAAGTTCAGCCAAAAGAACATCTTCCTGCAGTATGCCAAAGAAGACAGCAAGGGTGGTCGTCACGCCATCAAGGGTGGTTATTATAACGACCCTGCAGGTTCTATGGCACGCAACACCTCGCTAGGCAGCTATCATTTCATCTCGCGTGCAGGCGCTACCAATGCACTGGGTGAAGGACGTGAACTGGGTCTTACCTATAAATATACCAATGATAAGTTCATGGCTTATCAGGGTATCTTCACTGAGGACCAGTACAACAAGATTGAAGCCGGCTTCAATGGCATTGTGCTGTCTGGCCGATACCTCTATCGTCCAATCATCGATGAACATCAGACTTTAGCCGTCGGTGGTAGCGTTCGTTATCAGCATGTAGGTGGCGGTGTTGCTGAAAACAATGTCCTGAAGAAGACATTGAAGCTCGGGCAGACTATGGAAACCTTTGTTGACGAAGACAAACAATTTGTTTCGTGCGAACTTCCTTGGGCTGAAAACGTTGTTGATGCCGGCGTAGAAGCACTCTATCATAACCAGAAGATGTTTGTTCGTGGTGAATATCTCTACAAGCATGTCACCAAGAAACGCGACTCAAAGACCCTCTTTGATGCAAGCAACAACAACATTGATACTTGGGGAACTCTCGATGCTTGGATTACAGCCAACCCTCTTCGCTCCAACAATTTCCATGGAGGATATATCGAAGCTGGCTACATGATTTTTGGTAAACCTTACAGCTACGACAAGAACGAAGGTGTACTTCGTGGTTTGAGTGGCCGTTCTCTCGAGGTTGTTGGCCGTTTCAACTACACCGGATTGAACGACATTGTAAAGGGTGAATACTACTCTGTAGGTCGCAACCAGTACTATCCTGATGGTTACATGGCCGATTGGCCTTACAACTCTAGCAGCGTTGGTGGTGGTGCCGTACGTTCTTACACACTTGGCTTGAACTATAGTTTCAACAAGTTTGCACAAGTGATGGTTGATTATACCTACCATCACCTCACCAAGGACTTCCTGCCTTACGACAAAAACTTCCACCAGGTTCAAGCTCGTCTGCAGTTCGTATTCTAA
- a CDS encoding flavin reductase family protein, which translates to MTEVDFKKLKFNPFKLLGKEWMLLSAGNEQDGCNTMTISWGHLGCIWGNNDPTAVVYIRPSRYTKTFVDKEDYFTLCVMDASFKKQMAYLGSVSGRDENKIEKAGLTKVFADNSVYFEEAKLVLICKKEYAADLKESGFIDKEVLEQAYPMRDLHTMYVGKIEKILVRDDEYLG; encoded by the coding sequence ATGACTGAGGTAGATTTTAAGAAATTGAAGTTTAATCCGTTCAAACTTTTAGGAAAAGAATGGATGCTATTGTCAGCTGGTAATGAACAAGATGGTTGTAACACGATGACAATCAGTTGGGGACATCTTGGTTGTATATGGGGAAATAACGACCCTACGGCTGTAGTTTATATACGCCCTAGTCGTTATACAAAGACCTTTGTAGATAAGGAAGATTATTTTACGCTTTGTGTGATGGATGCCTCTTTTAAGAAGCAAATGGCTTATCTTGGTTCTGTATCAGGACGTGATGAGAATAAGATTGAGAAAGCTGGATTGACAAAGGTTTTTGCTGATAATAGTGTTTATTTTGAGGAGGCTAAGTTGGTTCTGATTTGCAAGAAAGAGTATGCTGCTGACTTAAAAGAAAGTGGTTTTATTGATAAGGAGGTTTTAGAACAGGCTTATCCTATGCGCGACTTACATACGATGTATGTTGGTAAAATAGAAAAGATACTTGTTCGTGACGATGAATATCTTGGTTGA